A region of Nostoc sp. KVJ3 DNA encodes the following proteins:
- a CDS encoding glycosyltransferase, producing MCFGYWLETRGHQVTIATHENFASFVRQFDLKFAPIAGNMEEFLQSKQGQRLIAGEKLKKEEGDKLLLQQLESAWSACQGSEVIIYTPLATFGYHIAEKLGVSCFFASVLPLTPQGCLGF from the coding sequence TTGTGCTTTGGCTATTGGCTTGAAACGCGCGGGCATCAGGTAACAATCGCAACACACGAAAACTTTGCATCTTTTGTGAGGCAGTTCGATTTAAAGTTTGCACCAATCGCTGGCAATATGGAAGAGTTTCTGCAATCGAAACAAGGGCAGCGATTGATTGCGGGAGAAAAGTTGAAAAAAGAAGAAGGAGATAAGCTTTTACTTCAACAGTTGGAATCAGCTTGGAGTGCGTGTCAGGGAAGTGAGGTAATTATCTACACGCCGTTAGCTACCTTTGGATATCACATTGCAGAGAAATTAGGCGTATCTTGCTTTTTTGCATCAGTTCTGCCGTTGACTCCACAGGGATGTTTGGGTTTTTGA